TTGCCGATGACACCCGGCCGGTCGTGATTCTGGAACAACAGAAGCTGCCCGTAAGGCCTGAAATCGATCCCGTAGCCATTGGTCTTCACGATATGCTGGCGGCCGTCCTCGGCGACCGTGCCGGTCAGCGTCACCGTGGACGTTTGGGTCTCCACGGCAACCTCGACAATATTACGGTACACGCGCGACTCTCCAAAACTTTCCTCCAGGGCGATTCCGCGCTCCGCCGCGAGAAGGGGAGCGATCATGTAGTTCACATCGGGCCCATGGGCGACTTCCAGAAATCCCTTGATGACGGCTATTGTGTAAGGGTGGCTGCCGCTGCGGGGTGCGTCTTCGTCGATCAGCTCGCTTCCCCGGATCATAACCTTGCACTTGAGCGCTGGGCCTCCGTCGTTTTCCATAAGCCGAGCCGCGAGAATACCTATTTTTCGAGAAAGATGAACGAAGTTCTTTTGAAGATCGTTCAAATGCTGCTCCATAAAAGGAAGATTGACCGCGTGGTCGTAAGGATCGCCCCTGAGAGCGGCAAGGGTGTTGGTGACCGCTATGCGCGCGACCTCGGTTTGCGCTTCGATCGTTGTGGCCCCAAGGTGAGGTGACAGCACCACTTTGGCCGATATGTCCTCGGCAAAGAGAGGGTGATCGGCGCGGGGCGGCTCTTGGGTGAAGACGTCGAAGGCCGCTCCGGCCAGCCGCCCGTCGCGCAGCGCCTGAGCACAGGCTTCTTCGTCCACGATTCCGCCCCGCGCACAGTTGACCAGGTACGATCCAGGTTTCATCGCCCTCAGCATCTTCTCGTCGATGACGCAGCGGGTTTCGTGAGTTACCGGCACGTGGATCGTTACCACGTCCGCCAGCGACAAAGCCCCGGCAAGGTCCGTCATATTCTGAATACCGAGCTCGTTCATCCTCTTGGCGGAAACATACGGGTCATAGCCCAAAATCTCCATACCAAACACGCGGCACCTAAGCGCGACCTGCGTTCCGATTCTGCCCAGGCCAATGACCAAGATCTTCTTGCCATTGAGCTGACGGCCGGTGAACTTTCCGCGGTCCCACTTTCCCTCACAGAGGGAGACGTAGGCCTGGGGAATGTGCCTCACGAGGGAAAGGAGGAGGGCCAGGGTGTGTTCGGCCGCCGCCAGTGTGTTTCCGGTCGGGGCGTTGATCAGGACGATCCCGCGCCTGCTCGCCTCCTGAATGTCCACGTTATCCACGCCCACTCC
The window above is part of the Synergistaceae bacterium genome. Proteins encoded here:
- the serA gene encoding phosphoglycerate dehydrogenase, with protein sequence MSGEQESEKSEKFRIIVPEALGQEGIRLLNEAPDVTADIRVGISRDDLLGVIGEYDAIITRSGTAMDKALIDAAKELKVIARAGVGVDNVDIQEASRRGIVLINAPTGNTLAAAEHTLALLLSLVRHIPQAYVSLCEGKWDRGKFTGRQLNGKKILVIGLGRIGTQVALRCRVFGMEILGYDPYVSAKRMNELGIQNMTDLAGALSLADVVTIHVPVTHETRCVIDEKMLRAMKPGSYLVNCARGGIVDEEACAQALRDGRLAGAAFDVFTQEPPRADHPLFAEDISAKVVLSPHLGATTIEAQTEVARIAVTNTLAALRGDPYDHAVNLPFMEQHLNDLQKNFVHLSRKIGILAARLMENDGGPALKCKVMIRGSELIDEDAPRSGSHPYTIAVIKGFLEVAHGPDVNYMIAPLLAAERGIALEESFGESRVYRNIVEVAVETQTSTVTLTGTVAEDGRQHIVKTNGYGIDFRPYGQLLLFQNHDRPGVIGKVGKLLGDSSVNIANFSLGRKESSGLALAVMEVDGVLSSELLLAIERDGDMVWAATVKLNGDEGKYGDEGK